A stretch of DNA from Syntrophorhabdus sp.:
CTTCGAAGGGGTCAACGTGGCGGTCCTCGGCCATCAGAAAGGCAAGGACGTCCGCGAGATGGCCCACAGGAACTTCGGCATGGCCCATCCAGACGGCTACCGAAAGGCGATGCGGGTCATGGACATGGCCGCGAGATGGGGCAAGCCCATTATCACCTTCATCGATACGCCCGGTGCTTTCCCCGGTGTCGGCGCGGAAGAGCGAGGGCAGGCAGAGGCCATAGCATCGAGCATCTATTTCATGTTCTCCCTCGGCGTCCCCACCATCTCCGTCGTCATCGGCGAGGGCGGCAGCGGAGGGGCGCTCGGCATCGGCGTCGGCAACCGGCTTCTCATGCTCGAGAACGCGACCTATTCCGTCATATCCCCCGAGGGCTGCGCCGCCATCCTCTGGAGGGACGGAACCAAGGGACCTCTCGCGGCGGACGCGTTGAAACCGACAGCCAGCGATCTCCTCAAGCTCAAGGTCGCCGACGAGATCATTAGCGAGCCCTTCGGCGGGGCCCACAGGGACTGGCAAAAAACATTCGACAGCACGCGCGTTGTGCTCGACCGGCATCTCAAGGAGCTCGTCGAGATCGATCCCGAAACACTCAGGCAGATGCGCTATGACAAGTTCCGCCACATGGGCGTATTCGAGGAGAAACGATGAAAACGATAACCATGGACCTGACCTGTGCCCTCACCGAGGCGGTCGGCGCGAACGGCATCGACGCGGGCGAGTTCACGACGACTCTCGCGAAGATAAGCGACTATTACGCGAGGCTCCTCGAGAAACCCTTCGCCTTCATGACGCTGCCAGAGACGAAGTTCCAGTTCGGCGAGATGCTTTCCCTCGCGGACAAGGCAGCGGCGATGAACATCAAGAACCTCGTCATCCTCGGGATAGGCGGGTCTTCGCTGGGGACGCAGACGATATTCGACGCCCTTCTCCATCCGCTGCACAACATGGAGGAGCGTTTCCGCAACGGCAGACCGCGGTACTTCATCCTCGATAACATCGATCCCCACAAGATGGCGGCCATCGTGGAAACGATCGTTCCCGACATGGACCGCACCTTTCTCGTCGTCATCAGCAAATCA
This window harbors:
- a CDS encoding acetyl-CoA carboxylase carboxyltransferase subunit alpha, producing MRYYLDFEKKLEPLERRVFEIERFYDENDPHYAKELAALRKKIAKVEKETYSELSNWQRSQLSRHLNRPHTLDYVRGLFTDFVELHGDRKFKDDPALVAGFACFEGVNVAVLGHQKGKDVREMAHRNFGMAHPDGYRKAMRVMDMAARWGKPIITFIDTPGAFPGVGAEERGQAEAIASSIYFMFSLGVPTISVVIGEGGSGGALGIGVGNRLLMLENATYSVISPEGCAAILWRDGTKGPLAADALKPTASDLLKLKVADEIISEPFGGAHRDWQKTFDSTRVVLDRHLKELVEIDPETLRQMRYDKFRHMGVFEEKR